From a region of the Hippopotamus amphibius kiboko isolate mHipAmp2 chromosome 3, mHipAmp2.hap2, whole genome shotgun sequence genome:
- the TEX54 gene encoding testis-expressed protein 54, translating into MGCCQDKDFQTSDEQAKEAGSEEVQEGNEEENRNRKSNESVLITVLWRRLSMFSRRGSSRSSKRHSVQNAKQACMLQECNREGIQEEPEKG; encoded by the exons ATGGGTTGCTGCCAAGACAAGGACTTTCAGACTTCAGATGAGCAGGCCAAGGAGGCCGGGTCAGAGGAAGTCCAGGAAG GCAACGAAGAGGAAAACCGGAATCGCAAGTCGAACGAAAGCGTTCTGATCACTGTGCTGTGGCGGCGGCTATCCATGTTCAGCCGCCGGGGCTCCTCGCGGTCAAGCAAGAGGCACTCAGTCCAGAATGCAAAGCAGGCGTGTATGCTCCAGGAGTGCAACCGGGAGGGGATCCAGGAGGAGCCAGAGAAGGGGTGA
- the WDR74 gene encoding WD repeat-containing protein 74 isoform X2 encodes MRQDPAHPHMVATGGKENALKVWDLQGSEEPVFRAKNVRNDWLDLRVPIWDQDIQFLPESQKLITCTGYHQVRVYDPASPQRRPVLEATYGEYPLMAMTLTPGGNSVIVGNTHGQLAEIDLRQGRLLGCLKGLAGSIRGLQCHPSKPLLASCGLDRVLRVHRIRNPRGLEHKVYLKSQLNCLLLSGRDNWEDEPQEPQEPNKVPSEDTETDELWASLEAAAKRKLPDLEQSQGALQTRRRKKKRPGSTSS; translated from the exons ATGCGCCAAGACCCAGCGCATCCCCACATGGTTGCCACAGGTGGGAAGGAGAATGCTCTGAAGGTGTGGGACCTGCAGGGGTCTGAGGAGCCTGTGTTCAGGGCCAAGAAC GTAAGGAATGATTGGCTCGACCTGCGGGTTCCCATCTGGGACCAGGACATACAGTTCCTCCCTGAGTCACAGAAGCTCATCACCTGTACAGGGTACCACCAG GTCCGTGTCTACGATCCAGCCTCCCCCCAGCGCAGGCCGGTCCTCGAGGCCACCTACGGAGAGTACCCACTGATGGCCATGACCCTCACTCCTGGGGGCAA TTCGGTGATTGTGGGGAACACTCATGGGCAGCTGGCAGAAATTGACCTTCGGCAGG GACGCCTACTGGGCTGTCTGAAGGGGCTGGCGGGCAGCATCCGAGGGTTGCAGTGCCACCCTTCAAAGCCCCTACTAGCCTCCTGTGGCTTGGACAGAGTCTTGAGGGTACACAGGATCCGGAATCCACGGGGCCTGGAGCATAAG GTTTACCTCAAATCTCAGCTGAACTGCCTCCTTCTGTCAGGCAGGGATAACTGGGAG GATGAACCCCAAGAGCCTCAAGAGCCCAACAAGGTCCCCTCAGAAGACACAGAGACGGATGAACTTTGGGCCTCCTTGGAGGCAGCTGCCAAGCGGAAGCTTCCCGATTTGGAGCAGAGCCAAGGCGCTCTCCAAACCAGACGGAGAAAGAAGAAGCGGCCTGGGTCCACCAGCTCCTGA